CGAGGCCGGGGCGCGCACCATCGCCGAGGCCGAATCCTCCTGCGTGGTGTTCGGCATGCCCAAGGAGGCCATCCGCCTCGGCGCCGCCGACAAGGTGCTGCCGCTCGAGCGCATCGGCGCCGAGATCGTCGCCTTCCACACGCCATGAGGCCGCACCCCGCCGCGCCGGCGCCGCCTGCCGTCGATGTCGGTGCCCTGCTGGCGCGGGCGCGCAACCTCAACCCCGGCGCCTGGGCGGTAGAGCGCGAGCGCCCGCTGGCGACCCTGCTCGGCTCCTGCGTGGCGGTGTGCCTCCATGATCCGCGCCGGCGCCTGGCCGGCATGAACCATTTCCTGCTCCCCTCGCGCCACGGCACGCGCCACGACCAGACCGACATCGTGCTGGCCGGCGATGCCGCCATGGAGGTGCTGGCCAACGCCATGTTCGCGCGCGGCGCGGTGAAGGCGGATCTGGTGGCCAAGGTGTTCGGCGGCGGCACCATCACAAGCACCATCGACCTGGCGATCGGCGAGCGCAACGCGCGTTTCGCGCTCGAGTGGCTGGCGCGCGAAGGCATTCGCACGGTTGCCCAGGACGTGATGGGCCGCTTCTCGCGCCGGCTGGTGTTCGACCCGGCCAGCGGCGACGCGTGGTGCCGGCGTCAGGCCGTGGACGGGAGCGCGGTGCGACGGCTCGCCCAGGCCGAGGCGGCGCTGGCGCAGCGCCTCAGTGCGGCGCCGGGCGGGGGGATCGAATTGTTCGGGTGAGTGCGGCCGGATCGGAGGCTGACGAGGGCATGTTTCTTTTCTGACGCAGAGCTTGCTATCGTTGAAATACAAGCACATACACCGAAGGGAGCGGGCCGTGGGTGAGCGCACGAGCGGGGAGGAGCCGGCACCAGCGCCTGTCGCGGCAGAGGCGATCACCCTCGCCAGTGCACCCGTCGAACGCCGCCAC
The nucleotide sequence above comes from Nitrogeniibacter mangrovi. Encoded proteins:
- a CDS encoding chemotaxis protein CheD, with amino-acid sequence MRPHPAAPAPPAVDVGALLARARNLNPGAWAVERERPLATLLGSCVAVCLHDPRRRLAGMNHFLLPSRHGTRHDQTDIVLAGDAAMEVLANAMFARGAVKADLVAKVFGGGTITSTIDLAIGERNARFALEWLAREGIRTVAQDVMGRFSRRLVFDPASGDAWCRRQAVDGSAVRRLAQAEAALAQRLSAAPGGGIELFG